Proteins co-encoded in one Astyanax mexicanus isolate ESR-SI-001 chromosome 1, AstMex3_surface, whole genome shotgun sequence genomic window:
- the LOC125799476 gene encoding uncharacterized protein LOC125799476 isoform X2 yields the protein MWTGNEEETTDAKPEELYQCLQFPPKAAKKTDDPQHSASGEGKKIFLLLALITVLLTILLIISVVHYSHFQQTLGVMDRPITNEEVWHLRADVFYLFWYEGGDCNAAESFCIRRNASLATATEHNMAWLQSQTNGKQILVRRDNFDGSGNTDSLIQMDEDDTECNLLTHKLQKQQAEGWVCGRAAK from the exons GGAAATGAGGAGGAAACAACAGATGCCAAACCTGAAGAACTGTATCAGTGTCTACAGTTTCCTCCAAAAGCAGCCAAAAAAACAGATGACCCCCAGCATTCTGCTTCAG GTGAAGGAAAGAAGATTTTCCTGCTTCTAGCTCTCATTACTGTCCTACTGACCATTCTCCTTATCATCTCAGTAGTGCATT ACTCACATTTTCAGCAGACACTGGGAGTGATGGACCGACCAATCACAAATGAAG AAGTGTGGCACCTCCGTGCTGATGTGTTCTATTTGTTCTGGTATGAGGGGGGTGACTGCAACGCTGCTGAAAGCTTCTGTATCCGAAGAAATGCTAGCCTTGCTACTGCAACTGAAcataacatg GCTTGGCTGCAGTCACAGACCAATGGAAAGCAAATACTGGTGAGAAGAGATAATTTCGACGGCTCTGGGAATACTGACTCCCTCATACAAATG GATGAAGATGATACAGAGTGTAACCTCCTGACCCATAAACTTCAAAAACAGCAGGCAGAAGGATGGGTGTGTGGAAGAGCAGCAAAATGA
- the LOC125799476 gene encoding uncharacterized protein LOC125799476 isoform X1 — MELQQRQSVSPNVYEQGNEEETTDAKPEELYQCLQFPPKAAKKTDDPQHSASGEGKKIFLLLALITVLLTILLIISVVHYSHFQQTLGVMDRPITNEEVWHLRADVFYLFWYEGGDCNAAESFCIRRNASLATATEHNMAWLQSQTNGKQILVRRDNFDGSGNTDSLIQMDEDDTECNLLTHKLQKQQAEGWVCGRAAK; from the exons ATGGAGCTGCAGCAGAGGCAATCAGTGTCACCCAATGTGTATGAACAGGGAAATGAGGAGGAAACAACAGATGCCAAACCTGAAGAACTGTATCAGTGTCTACAGTTTCCTCCAAAAGCAGCCAAAAAAACAGATGACCCCCAGCATTCTGCTTCAG GTGAAGGAAAGAAGATTTTCCTGCTTCTAGCTCTCATTACTGTCCTACTGACCATTCTCCTTATCATCTCAGTAGTGCATT ACTCACATTTTCAGCAGACACTGGGAGTGATGGACCGACCAATCACAAATGAAG AAGTGTGGCACCTCCGTGCTGATGTGTTCTATTTGTTCTGGTATGAGGGGGGTGACTGCAACGCTGCTGAAAGCTTCTGTATCCGAAGAAATGCTAGCCTTGCTACTGCAACTGAAcataacatg GCTTGGCTGCAGTCACAGACCAATGGAAAGCAAATACTGGTGAGAAGAGATAATTTCGACGGCTCTGGGAATACTGACTCCCTCATACAAATG GATGAAGATGATACAGAGTGTAACCTCCTGACCCATAAACTTCAAAAACAGCAGGCAGAAGGATGGGTGTGTGGAAGAGCAGCAAAATGA